Proteins encoded together in one Electrophorus electricus isolate fEleEle1 chromosome 9, fEleEle1.pri, whole genome shotgun sequence window:
- the LOC118241966 gene encoding E3 ubiquitin-protein ligase TRIM21-like isoform X1, which translates to MATSSITSTTDSGALQKDTFIPHHLTCSICMDMLDEPVTSICGHTFCKKCLSHHLENTRACPLCKHSLLENPAINVIFKSILQEYRQIHGLGSKVQAPDEITCDMCPNNGRCKATKSCLICLMSYCDYHLKGHQTKLRLQGHKLVAPVKDLDQRACLVHGRPLELYCIQNDKCICSLCVKEGTEVTSVENESVSRKKILASVIKNMEQRMQHHQEKVKEFQHSTEKCLALIKREKEEIKEIFEAVRKVVGEAEQEALGPLEEKACHVERELKDLSEELQREITEFKKIIYKLQTSTEEEDHIFFLQNYLQTVPASESGKDWTNVTMDTHLTFGTMRNLVKIMKTDTETELNKLSSIEIERIKKYSVDVTLDPNTSNAQLLVSDDMREVQDTGERRTVPDSSDRFDVFASILGLNQLPRDKSFWVVDVSDKQGWDIGVAKEKANRKGNLSLKPSQGYWVIVHYNGDQYAALEDSPIPLLLQDKPQKVGVFVDQQMELVSFYDIGAKAHIYSFTGCVFEDEILPYFSPHLKQGETNSSPLVICPVNLGD; encoded by the exons ATGGCTACTTCCTCAATTACATCCACTACAGATTCTGGTGCTTTACAGAAAGATACATTCATCCCTCATCATCTCACCTGCTCAATTTGCATGGATATGCTGGATGAGCCAGTGACTTCTATTTGTGGCCACACTTTCTGCAAGAAATGCCTGTCCCACCACCTGGAGAATACCCGAGCCTGCCCTCTGTGCAAGCATTCCCTATTGGAAAATCCCgcaataaatgttattttcaaatCTATCCTGCAGGAATACCGCCAAATCCATGGCTTGGGTTCAAAAGTTCAAGCCCCAGATGAGATCACCTGTGACATGTGCCCTAACAATGGCAGGTGTAAAGCAACCAAATCCTGTCTGATATGTCTGATGTCATACTGTGATTATCATCTAAAGGGGCACCAAACCAAGTTGCGCCTACAAGGTCATAAGTTGGTGGCTCCAGTGAAGGATCTAGACCAGCGGGCATGCTTGGTCCATGGCAGGCCTCTGGAGCTCTACTGTATTCAGAATGACAAGTGCatctgcagcctgtgtgtgaaGGAAGGGACAGAGGTGACATCTGTGGAAAATGAAAGTGTCTCTAGAAAG AAAATACTAGCCAGTGTGataaaaaacatggaacagagaATGCAGCACCATCAGGAGAAGGTGAAAGAGTTTCAACATTCAACAGAAAAGTGCCTG GCTCTGATTaagcgagagaaagaagagataaAAGAGATTTTTGAAGCTGTGAGGAAGGTGGTgggggaggcagagcaggaggcACTGGGTCCATTAGAGGAAAAGGCATGTCATGTGGAAAGGGAACTGAAGGACCTGTCAGAGGAGCTGCAGCGAGAGATCACTGAATTCAAAAAGATCATCTATAAACTACAAACAAGCACAGAGGAAGAAGACCACATTTTCTTCCTACAG AATTATCTCCAGACAGTCCCAGCATCAGAAAGTGGCAAAGACTGGACTAATGTCACAATGGATACACATTTGACCTTTGGCACTATGAGGAACCTGGtgaaaattatgaaaactgACACTGAGACTGAGCTAAACAAGCTCTCCAGCATtg AAATTGAAAGGATTAAGAAGTATTCTG TGGATGTGACACTGGATCCCAACACTTCTAATGCTCAGCTTCTGGTGTCTGATGATATGAGAGAAGTCCAAGACACTGGAGAGAGAAGGACTGTCCCTGACAGCTCTGACAGGTTTGATGTCTTTGCAAGTATTTTGGGCCTGAATCAGCTGCCCAGGGACAAGTCATTCTGGGTAGTGGATGTCAGTGACAAACAAGGCTGGGATATTGGGGTAGCAAAGGAGAAGGCCAACAGAAAGGGGAATTTGTCCCTTAAACCAAGCCAAGGCTACTGGGTCATCGTGCATTACAATGGGGATCAATACGCAGCTCTGGAAGACTCTCCAATCCCACTCTTGCTTCAAGATAAGCCTCAGAAAGTGGGCGTGTTTGTAGACCAACAAATGGAGCTGGTCTCCTTCTATGATATAGGAGCCAAGGCTCACATTTACTCTTTTACTGGCTGTGTATTTGAAGATGAAATTCTGCCCTATTTTAGCCCTCATCTTAAGCAAGGTGAAACCAACTCAAGCCCTTTGGTTATCTGCCCTGTAAATCTGGGTGactga
- the LOC118241966 gene encoding E3 ubiquitin-protein ligase TRIM21-like isoform X2, with product MATSSITSTTDSGALQKDTFIPHHLTCSICMDMLDEPVTSICGHTFCKKCLSHHLENTRACPLCKHSLLENPAINVIFKSILQEYRQIHGLGSKVQAPDEITCDMCPNNGRCKATKSCLICLMSYCDYHLKGHQTKLRLQGHKLVAPVKDLDQRACLVHGRPLELYCIQNDKCICSLCVKEGTEVTSVENESVSRKKILASVIKNMEQRMQHHQEKVKEFQHSTEKCLALIKREKEEIKEIFEAVRKVVGEAEQEALGPLEEKACHVERELKDLSEELQREITEFKKIIYKLQTSTEEEDHIFFLQNYLQTVPASESGKDWTNVTMDTHLTFGTMRNLVKIMKTDTETELNKLSSIVDVTLDPNTSNAQLLVSDDMREVQDTGERRTVPDSSDRFDVFASILGLNQLPRDKSFWVVDVSDKQGWDIGVAKEKANRKGNLSLKPSQGYWVIVHYNGDQYAALEDSPIPLLLQDKPQKVGVFVDQQMELVSFYDIGAKAHIYSFTGCVFEDEILPYFSPHLKQGETNSSPLVICPVNLGD from the exons ATGGCTACTTCCTCAATTACATCCACTACAGATTCTGGTGCTTTACAGAAAGATACATTCATCCCTCATCATCTCACCTGCTCAATTTGCATGGATATGCTGGATGAGCCAGTGACTTCTATTTGTGGCCACACTTTCTGCAAGAAATGCCTGTCCCACCACCTGGAGAATACCCGAGCCTGCCCTCTGTGCAAGCATTCCCTATTGGAAAATCCCgcaataaatgttattttcaaatCTATCCTGCAGGAATACCGCCAAATCCATGGCTTGGGTTCAAAAGTTCAAGCCCCAGATGAGATCACCTGTGACATGTGCCCTAACAATGGCAGGTGTAAAGCAACCAAATCCTGTCTGATATGTCTGATGTCATACTGTGATTATCATCTAAAGGGGCACCAAACCAAGTTGCGCCTACAAGGTCATAAGTTGGTGGCTCCAGTGAAGGATCTAGACCAGCGGGCATGCTTGGTCCATGGCAGGCCTCTGGAGCTCTACTGTATTCAGAATGACAAGTGCatctgcagcctgtgtgtgaaGGAAGGGACAGAGGTGACATCTGTGGAAAATGAAAGTGTCTCTAGAAAG AAAATACTAGCCAGTGTGataaaaaacatggaacagagaATGCAGCACCATCAGGAGAAGGTGAAAGAGTTTCAACATTCAACAGAAAAGTGCCTG GCTCTGATTaagcgagagaaagaagagataaAAGAGATTTTTGAAGCTGTGAGGAAGGTGGTgggggaggcagagcaggaggcACTGGGTCCATTAGAGGAAAAGGCATGTCATGTGGAAAGGGAACTGAAGGACCTGTCAGAGGAGCTGCAGCGAGAGATCACTGAATTCAAAAAGATCATCTATAAACTACAAACAAGCACAGAGGAAGAAGACCACATTTTCTTCCTACAG AATTATCTCCAGACAGTCCCAGCATCAGAAAGTGGCAAAGACTGGACTAATGTCACAATGGATACACATTTGACCTTTGGCACTATGAGGAACCTGGtgaaaattatgaaaactgACACTGAGACTGAGCTAAACAAGCTCTCCAGCATtg TGGATGTGACACTGGATCCCAACACTTCTAATGCTCAGCTTCTGGTGTCTGATGATATGAGAGAAGTCCAAGACACTGGAGAGAGAAGGACTGTCCCTGACAGCTCTGACAGGTTTGATGTCTTTGCAAGTATTTTGGGCCTGAATCAGCTGCCCAGGGACAAGTCATTCTGGGTAGTGGATGTCAGTGACAAACAAGGCTGGGATATTGGGGTAGCAAAGGAGAAGGCCAACAGAAAGGGGAATTTGTCCCTTAAACCAAGCCAAGGCTACTGGGTCATCGTGCATTACAATGGGGATCAATACGCAGCTCTGGAAGACTCTCCAATCCCACTCTTGCTTCAAGATAAGCCTCAGAAAGTGGGCGTGTTTGTAGACCAACAAATGGAGCTGGTCTCCTTCTATGATATAGGAGCCAAGGCTCACATTTACTCTTTTACTGGCTGTGTATTTGAAGATGAAATTCTGCCCTATTTTAGCCCTCATCTTAAGCAAGGTGAAACCAACTCAAGCCCTTTGGTTATCTGCCCTGTAAATCTGGGTGactga
- the LOC113585404 gene encoding uncharacterized protein LOC113585404 has protein sequence MQSPASRGRPVSEEQFSCSICLEVFVEPVSTPCGHSFCKACLQGYWNHSKKILCPMCKKSFSKKPELCVNRVLAEIAEQFQGLSVASPGGTDATTMTGIGSSPAAVARDEDGGDFAKSGDVPCDACIGRKMKAMKSCLNCPGSFCETHLRHHKKGKTLAKHKLMDPIHHLEDKLCRKHDRLLETYCRYDQVCVCRECAELTHKSHEIVPAEREYKKKTSQLGKTRSELKHLIKERAKKLEEIKQSIKEIKSNSQREIEDSWAVYAELQRLLEQSQAQVVERITMQQRQAEEQARDLATRLEHELNVLRNRATQLDGLMHTQDKVLFLQLMPTLPSLPEPADWSSVSVNTDLHLGTIRKSVSSLIEKFHENVKHLYGKELRMLQNYSSEVFMDPATAQRNLVVSDDGRQVRYEEGRKSMSHSDSPRRFSPALFVLAREGLSSGRHYWEVEVGRKKAWTLGVARSSARRKGDIRLSPEGGFWCLWLKDGEVKALASSRIPLHLPALPHKVGIFLDHEVGQVSFYDIKAQAHLYTFLDTFDESVYPIFSPCVCQEGKNLGALVITAVKHGDLSSYSSLHLAMASPTNILAEEQVHCSICLDVFTNPVSIPCGHNFCMACIGSYWKTSSLFMCPMCKKVFLKQPDISINTVLREIAEQFKEMRAKPIVKPQQKQQLEVYEQEHLTEELPTELPELIPSSGPWTGEVFCDVCTATQQQAVKSCLVCLTSYCEEHLKTHTARFTKHKLIEPVQNLEDRMCKKHERLLELFCKKDQVMVCVLCTEMDHRAHYTVPVEREWNERKAQMRKTEAEVQQMIQERLKKVKEIKHCVELNKSSSKSEIEHSMQVFSNLVHATQKAQAELVVAIEEKQRKTVLWAQGLIEELEQEITMLKMRNTELSHLAHTEDHIHFLQKFPSLITHPQTKDWSETHVHTDQCVGTIRRVVSKLEETLTQEIEKLAETELKIIQKYSADVILDPDTANPWLQLSEDRRQVRHLGAWQDIPDTPERFDTVVIALGQQGFSSGRHYWEVQVGEKDDWYLGVARASVRRKGRITVSTAHGYWALAMKKGNEYRVSSSPPLLLTIEPKLKRVGVYVDFEEGQVSFYDVVIKSHIYTFMDSFREKLYPFFYLYCCDKASDILSICPVTESTHSKLC, from the exons ATGCAAA GCCCAGCATCTCGGGGTCGCCCTGTCTCTGAAGAGCAGTTCTCATGCTCCATCTGCTTAGAGGTGTTTGTGGAGCCAGTCTCCACCCCATGTGGCCACAGCTTCTGCAAGGCCTGCCTGCAGGGCTACTGGAACCACAGCAAGAAAATTCTCTGCCCCATGTGCAAAAAGAGCTTCTCCAAAAAGCCAGAGCTCTGCGTGAACCGTGTGTTGGCTGAGATAGCTGAGCAGTTCCAGGGCCTGTCTGTGGCTTCACCCGGGGGTACTGATGCCACCACTATGACTGGCATTGGGAGTTCGCCAGCAGCTGTGGCAAGGGATGAAGACGGAGGTGACTTCGCCAAATCTGGAGATGTCCCATGCGATGCGTGTATTGGGAGGAAAATGAAGGCCATGAAGTCCTGCCTGAACTGTCCTGGCTCTTTCTGTGAGACTCACCTCCGGCACCACAAGAAGGGCAAGACCCTTGCAAAACATAAGTTGATGGACCCCATCCACCACCTGGAGGACAAGCTGTGCAGGAAGCATGATCGCCTCTTAGAGACATATTGTCGCTACGACCAGGTGTGCGTGTGCCGGGAATGTGCAGAGCTCACTCATAAATCACATGAAATCGTCCCAGCTGAACGAGAATACAAGAAGAAAACA AGTCAGCTTGGGAAAACAAGATCAGAGCTGAAACACCTAATCAAAGAGAGAGCCAAGAAATTAGAAGAGATCAAACAGTCCATCAAAGAGATCAAA TCAAACAGTCAGCGGGAGATTGAGGACAGCTGGGCAGTGTATGCGGAGCTGCAGAGATTGCTAGAGCAGAGCCAGGCCCAGGTAGTGGAGCGGATCACGATGCAGCAGAGGCAGGCTGAGGAGCAAGCACGGGACCTGGCCACCCGACTGGAGCATGAGCTCAATGTCCTCAGGAACAGGGCCACTCAGCTGGATGGCCTCATGCACACCCAGGACAAAGTGCTTTTCCTccag CTCATGCCCACTTTGCCCTCTCTTCCTGAGCCTGCTGATTGGTCCAGTGTGTCGGTGAACACAGATCTGCATCTAGGCACAATCAGAAAATCTGTCAGCAGTCTAATTGAGAAGTTTCATGAAAATGTGAAGCACCTATATGGGAAAG AGCTAAGAATGTTACAGAACTACTCAA GTGAGGTGTTTATGGACCCAGCGACTGCTCAGCGTAATCTAGTGGTTTCTGATGATGGGCGGCAGGTACGTTATGAAGAAGGCCGCAAGTCTATGTCACATTCGGACAGCCCACGCCGCTTCAGTCCTGCCCTATTTGTGCTCGCCCGGGAAGGCCTCTCCTCTGGCCGGCACTactgggaggtggaggtgggccGCAAGAAGGCATGGACCCTCGGCGTGGCCCGATCATCTGCCCGTCGCAAGGGTGACATCCGACTTAGCCCAGAAGGTGGCTTCTGGTGCCTGTGGCTCAAGGATGGCGAGGTGAAAGCACTTGCCTCCAGCAGGATCCCTCTGCACCTTCCTGCACTGCCCCACAAGGTGGGCATCTTCCTGGACCACGAGGTTGGACAGGTGTCCTTTTATGACATAAAGGCACAGGCTCATCTCTACACGTTCCTGGACACATTTGACGAGAGCGTGTACCCCATCTTTAGTCCCTGTGTCTGCCAAGAGGGAAAGAACCTGGGGGCCCTGGTGATCACAGCAGTGAAGCATG GGGATCTTAGCAGCTACAGCTCCCTG CATTTGG CAATGGCTTCACCTACAAATATATTAGCAGAAGAACAGGTACACTGTTCCATCTGCCTGGATGTCTTCACTAATCCGGTCTCTATCCCCTGTGGACACAACTTCTGCATGGCCTGTATTGGCAGCTACTGGAAAACTAGTTCCCTCTTCATGTGCCCCATGTGCAAGAAGGTGTTCCTTAAGCAGCCAGACATCAGCATCAACACTGTACTGCGTGAGATTGCAGAGCAGTTTAAAGAAATGAGGGCCAAGCCCATTGTgaaaccacaacaaaaacagcagctagAGGTCTATGAACAAGAGCATCTTACAGAAGAGCTCCCCACAGAATTGCCTGAACTGATCCCATCAAGTGGACCCTGGACAGGGGAAGTGTTTTGTGACGTTTGCACTGCTACCCAGCAACAGGCTGTCAAGTCTTGCCTGGTGTGCCTCACATCGTACTGTGAAGAGCACCTAAAGACACATACAGCCAGATTTACCAAGCACAAGTTGATTGAGCCTGTGCAGAATCTCGAGGACCGCATGTGTAAAAAGCATGAGAGGCTACTGGAGCTGTTTTGCAAGAAAGACCAGGTCATGGTGTGCGTGCTCTGCACAGAAATGGACCATAGGGCACACTACACTGTGCCTGTTGAAAGAGAATGGAATGAAAGGAAA GCTCAGATGAGGAAAACAGAGGCAGAGGTTCAGCAGATGATTCAAGAACGGCTCAAGAAGGTGAAGGAAATCAAACACTGTGTAGAACTGAATAAA AGCAGTTCCAAGAGTGAGATTGAGCACAGTATGCAGGTGTTTTCGAACTTGGTGCATGCAACTCAGAAGGCCCAGGCTGAGCTTGTTGTAGCTATTgaagagaagcagaggaaaACAGTGCTCTGGGCTCAGGGACTCATTGAGGAGCTAGAACAGGAGATCACCATGCTAAAGATGAGGAACACTGAACTAAGTCATCTTGCCCACACGGAGGACCACATTCATTTTCTCCAG AAGTTCCCATCTCTAATCACTCATCCACAAACTAAGGACTGGTCTGagacacatgtgcacactgaCCAGTGTGTAGGGACCATTAGAAGAGTTGTGTCCAAACTGGAGGAGACCTTGACACAGGAGATTGAGAAACTTGCAGAAACTG AGCTTAAGATAATTCAGAAATACTCAG CTGATGTAATACTTGACCCTGACACAGCCAATCCATGGCTGCAGCTGTCAGAGGACAGACGACAAGTGCGTCATCTGGGGGCATGGCAGGACATACCAGACACACCAGAGCGATTTGACACAGTGGTCATTGCCCTGGGCCAGCAGGGCTTCAGCTCTGGCCGGCATTACTGGGAGGTTCAAGTGGGTGAAAAGGATGACTGGTACCTGGGCGTGGCCCGTGCATCTGTCAGGAGAAAGGGGCGGATTACAGTAAGCACAGCACATGGCTATTGGGCACTAGCAATGAAGAAGGGGAATGAGTACCGTGTCTCCTCCTCCCCACCACTTCTGCTTACTATTGAGCCCAAGCTGAAGAGGGTGGGTGTCTATGTCGACTTTGAGGAAGGACAAGTGTCGTTTTATGATGTGGTCATAAAGAGCCACATCTACACCTTCATGGATTCATTCAGGGAGAAACTGTACCCATTCTTCTACCTGTACTGCTGTGATAAGGCCTCAGACATACTAAGCATCTGCCCGGTGACAGAAAGCACCCACAGCAAACTGTGctga